A genomic region of Sarcophilus harrisii chromosome 6, mSarHar1.11, whole genome shotgun sequence contains the following coding sequences:
- the SPDYC gene encoding speedy protein C isoform X2, producing MINLMNRGLDPAAALPVLTSWVKPAVWAGSGHPAFRQQQEVQAFLNLLEDSYLQQFFATDLCFQISDKYLLAMTLIYFQRAGLQLSEYTHSNLFLALFLANDMEEDREDPKYEILPWALGRGWRKLVPSFLRQRDQLWARMGYRAVVSRHCCEEVMAKEPSHWAWTRERAAHHGGARRGSPQRDQNSATVMSHVSDLSPLGCSVCGCWVQWDHSPFPPERPSPKQNSLKQRSPQQQPPKQLPPTQSLSHFSLAPWPRNFFLILPPRLQLEPGTYTLQIMPELATAVSSASWQSVG from the exons ATGATAAACCTGATGAACCGAGGTCTGGACCCTGCCGCTGCCCTTCCTGTGCTCACCAGCTGGGTGAAGCCGGCAGTGTGGGCCGGCTCCGGGCACCCCGCCTTCCGCCAGCAGCAGGAGGTGCAGGCCTTCCTTAACCTTCTCG agGACAGCTACCTGCAGCAATTCTTTGCTACCGATCTGTGCTTCCAAATCTCCGATAAG TATCTCCTGGCAATGACCCTGATTTATTTCCAAAGAGCTGGCCTGCAGCTCAGCGAATATACCCACAGCAACCTCTTCTTAGCCCT GTTTCTAGCTAATGACatggaggaagacagagaggacCCCAAGTATGAGATTCTGCCCTGGGCTCTGGGCCGGGGCTGGCGGAAGCTCGTGCCCAGCTTCCTCCGTCAGAGGGACCAGCTGTGGGCACGGATGGGTTACCGGGCGGTCGTGAGCCGGCACTGCTGTGAGGAG GTCATGGCAAAGGAACCATCCCACTGGGCCTGGACCAGGGAACGGGCTGCCCACCACGGGGGGGCTCGTCGAGGTTCCCCCCAGCGAGATCAGAACAGTGCCACGGTCATGTCCCACGTCTCCGATCTCTCTCCACTGGGCTGCTCCGTTTGTGGCTGCTGGGTCCAGTGGGACCATTCTCCATTTCCTCCGGAACGGCCTTCCCCCAAACAGAACTCCCTGAAACAGCGGTCCCCCCAGCAGCAGCCCCCCAAACAGCTTCCTCCCACTCAGTCCCTTTCACACTTTTCCTTGGCCCCTTGGCCCAGGAactttttcctcattctcccaCCGAGGCTGCAGCTGGAACCTGGAACCTACACTTTGCAGA TCATGCCAGAGCTGGCTACCGCGGTCTCCTCTGCTTCCTGGCAGTCAGTAGGATAA
- the SPDYC gene encoding speedy protein C isoform X1, translated as MINLMNRGLDPAAALPVLTSWVKPAVWAGSGHPAFRQQQEVQAFLNLLEDSYLQQFFATDLCFQISDKGGAEEAGPPVCVSVQYLLAMTLIYFQRAGLQLSEYTHSNLFLALFLANDMEEDREDPKYEILPWALGRGWRKLVPSFLRQRDQLWARMGYRAVVSRHCCEEVMAKEPSHWAWTRERAAHHGGARRGSPQRDQNSATVMSHVSDLSPLGCSVCGCWVQWDHSPFPPERPSPKQNSLKQRSPQQQPPKQLPPTQSLSHFSLAPWPRNFFLILPPRLQLEPGTYTLQIMPELATAVSSASWQSVG; from the exons ATGATAAACCTGATGAACCGAGGTCTGGACCCTGCCGCTGCCCTTCCTGTGCTCACCAGCTGGGTGAAGCCGGCAGTGTGGGCCGGCTCCGGGCACCCCGCCTTCCGCCAGCAGCAGGAGGTGCAGGCCTTCCTTAACCTTCTCG agGACAGCTACCTGCAGCAATTCTTTGCTACCGATCTGTGCTTCCAAATCTCCGATAAG GGAGGAGCTGAAGAGGCTGGGCCTCCGGTTTGTGTCTCTGTGCAGTATCTCCTGGCAATGACCCTGATTTATTTCCAAAGAGCTGGCCTGCAGCTCAGCGAATATACCCACAGCAACCTCTTCTTAGCCCT GTTTCTAGCTAATGACatggaggaagacagagaggacCCCAAGTATGAGATTCTGCCCTGGGCTCTGGGCCGGGGCTGGCGGAAGCTCGTGCCCAGCTTCCTCCGTCAGAGGGACCAGCTGTGGGCACGGATGGGTTACCGGGCGGTCGTGAGCCGGCACTGCTGTGAGGAG GTCATGGCAAAGGAACCATCCCACTGGGCCTGGACCAGGGAACGGGCTGCCCACCACGGGGGGGCTCGTCGAGGTTCCCCCCAGCGAGATCAGAACAGTGCCACGGTCATGTCCCACGTCTCCGATCTCTCTCCACTGGGCTGCTCCGTTTGTGGCTGCTGGGTCCAGTGGGACCATTCTCCATTTCCTCCGGAACGGCCTTCCCCCAAACAGAACTCCCTGAAACAGCGGTCCCCCCAGCAGCAGCCCCCCAAACAGCTTCCTCCCACTCAGTCCCTTTCACACTTTTCCTTGGCCCCTTGGCCCAGGAactttttcctcattctcccaCCGAGGCTGCAGCTGGAACCTGGAACCTACACTTTGCAGA TCATGCCAGAGCTGGCTACCGCGGTCTCCTCTGCTTCCTGGCAGTCAGTAGGATAA